From the genome of Chitinispirillales bacterium:
AAAAGGAATATGACTCCGCAAGCGTTTTGTATCTGCATATTTTAGAAAATTATGGCAAAAACTCCGCGATTTTATACAATATTGCAAATTGCGCATACAGAAAAGGCGACATAGGAACGGCGATTTTATATCTTGAAAGAGCCAAATTACTATCTCCGGACGACAAAGATATATCAACAAACCTGGATTATTTGCGAACACAGACAATTGATAAATTTGAAAAACCGGAATTATCTTTTTTCCGGCAGAATTTTGAAAAATTTCAGAATTTTATTTCACTGCAAACGCAGATTATAATAATCATAATTTTGTCATTCTTGATCACGATTTTTATGGCTTTGACGCTTTTTTCTCAAAAACGAAGAACTGCAAAGATTTACGTTATATTGATTCTATTTGTAGCCATGTCTATGTTTGGAATTTCCGCAGGCATCAAATATACTGACCAAAAAAATACAATTAGATGTGTAATTTTGAGTAAAACCGTTTCTGCGCTAAACGAGCCGCGCGGAGATAAGACGATTTTCTCCGCTCATGAAGGAACCGTTTTAAATATCATAAAAATTGTAGATAATTGGTATTTTGTCTCGCTTCAAAACGGAGCAAGCGGATGGATTCAAAAACAATCGGCGGAAATAATTTAAAAAGAGGAGATTTTATATGGCAGTTGTAGGAATTATCGGCGGAAGCGGACTTGACAACCCCGATATTTTAAAAAATGCAAAAGATGAAGCGATTTCAACGCCTTTCGGAGCGACTTCGTCGCCGCTTAAGCACGGAACTATAAATAATACGAAAGTCATTTTAATCGCCAGACACGGTCGAGAACATACGATTACACCGTCAAACGTGAATTACCGAGCAAATATTTTCGCATTGAAAAGGTGCGGATGTACGCATATATTGGCTACTACGGCAGTCGGTTCGCTCAAAGAAGAAATAGAGCGCGGCGACTTGGTTATTATAGACCAGTTTATCGATTTCACAAAACAACGAAAAATAACTTTTCATGAAAAATTCGAAGCCGGAAATCCTAAACACTGTCCGATGTCAACGCCGTTCAATGAAGAGTTACGAAATATTTTAATAAAAAAATCACGGGATCTGGGCTTTAAATTTCATCCGCAAGGAACGGTTGTCACTATTGAAGGCCCGCGATTTTCAACTCGCGCCGAATCAAATATGTTTCGCTCTTTTGGAGCGGATATTATAAATATGTCAATTGCGACGGAGGCGATCTTGGCTAATGAAACGCAAATTCCATATGCAGCGATAGCGATGAGTACGGATTACGACTGCTGGAAAATTGACGAAGAACCGGTTTCGTGGGAAGCGATCAGCAAAATTTTCGCCGCAAATGCGGACAAGGTTACAACTTTACTTAAATCGGTAATTCCGATTATTCAATAACTATATTTTATTTTTGAGCGGCGTAGCCTTTAGCCGCTTTGTTTGCAGTAGAAATTTTCGCCATTTCTTCTTTCATGGAAGCGTGTAATTTTTCTGATTTTTCCAAAAGCAAGGAAGTGTCTGTAACTATAGACATAATAATTGATTTTATTCTTTGTTCATATTCAGATATCCGATTGGAATCGGTTCCCGGCGGAAGCGTATCTTTTCGTTTTTGCAAATGAGATATCTCAACCAACAATTTTTCTCTTTGTTCGGCGATCTGTTCGTAATCGTCGCGATTAAAATTCATTTGCGAGGTAATTCGAGATATCTCTAAGTACAAATCTTGAATTTTTTCAAGAGCTTGAATTTTAGTGGTATATATAGTTTCTTCACTCATTAAACGGCCGTATAACTCCCTGACGCCGCTATCCTAACATTTTGCGCCGCAATTTTCCACGCATCGCGAAGTTCCGTCAAGTATCCCAGTATTTCACGAATCGGCTGCGAATCTACATGGACAATCGACTGATTTATTTGATACTGCATATATTCGTAGAGACGATAAAGATCACGTGCGATACTGCCGTCGCCTGCGTCAAAATTCAAAGCGGAAATCAATTCCGAAATCGCGTCGTTCATCTTATAAAGATGCTTATTTCTCTCTTCGATATTTTTGTAATCCGAAGGCATTTCGGCTACAATCCCGCCGTGTTTTATAGCGACATCGTAACAGATTATCAACAATTTGCCTTTGTCGGCCGTATCAATGTTTGCCGTCTTGTAAGCATTATATCCTTGATTCATATAAAAACGCTCCATTTAAGCATATTAAAAACATAAATCTCCAATTTGCATAAAATACATAAATGCTACGATTTTATGCAAATTAAAAAGACCCTAATTGTGAAAACATAGCAGACTGTTGACTCTGCAACATTTTAATCGTATTTTCCATCGCTGCAAATTGTTTTACCAATCTATCTCTGTACGCATCAACTCTGCGTTGCGTCACTTCAATTTGAGAATTAATAGTTCTTATTCTATCGTTAAGCGTTTCTTTCTTTTTATTTACAACGCCGTTTTCATAATCGGTCAACTGCTTCATTTTTTCATCTATTTTTCCGGCAAGCCCTTTTGAGAAAGTAAGAGTTCCGTCACCACTTCCGACAGCCGCGGTTATCATTAAGCCTTTTGCCGGACCGCTGTCAAACGAAACGATGTCGCCGCTTCTTTTCCCGACAATCCAATTCGTATCGCCTTTTTTTCTTATTTCAAAAGTTCCGCCGACCTCTCTCAACTCGTATTCGCCTTCTTGCGTATCGTTAGAACTTCTACCGAATTGAATTGAAGTATTGCTGGAATCCGCTTTCGTAACAAACAGAGAAACAAATGCGTCGTAATCTTTCTCCATTGCCTCTTTCATTTTTTTATCGTCTATCTCAAATTCGCCTGTTTTAGCGTTTATTTTCACTCCCACCTGAGACAAAGAAGAAAATACGCTGTTATCCGATAAAGACATTTTACTCTGAAAAATACTTTGTATGCTGGACATAATCGTTTTAACGCTAGAATCTCCAAATAAATCGCCTTTTACCGGAACATCGCCCGAAGTATCATATTTAGTTTGTTCTTTAGAAAATTTAAGAAGGAAATTATACATTTCAATCATATCTTGAACTTTCTTAATAACCCCGTCTTCATCTCGTCCGATGGATATTTCCGCTGCGCTGTCGGTTACTTTTTTTAACTCAAAGTCAACCCCTGAAACCGCGCCGGTAATGGAGTTTTTAGTTGAAGTCATTAACACGTTATCAATACTGAATAAAGCGTCTTTTCCGATAGAAAGAACGTTGCCGCTTTTATACCCGACTTCCGTATTACTAAACGAATTGGAAGTCGCTCCTATTTTTATATCTTCGACAACCAAACTTGAAGCGCCGCCGTTCCTGTCTTTAATTTCTAATTTCCCGTCTGCGCCAAACTCCGCCTTTACAGACCCTTTGAACGCATTTTCAATTTCTTTCAACAAATCGCCTTGCGACATCGTAGAAGAAGTTTTTACTATCGTCGCATTGATATCTTTTCCATTTGCGTCTTTTGCGGTTATCGTGATTTTCCCGCCTGTCGCAAGCGCTGCAAATTGCGAAGCGATATCGTTATCGGATTTGTATGTTTCATAGGCTATTCCTTTGTTTCCGGCTGCGTCGATAAACCCAAGCGCTTCCAAAACATCGCCTTCATATTCCGCACCTTTGGAGCCGCTCTCTTCGTTTGATAAAACCAAACGAAAATCATTGGAGCCGGTTTGGAGAATTGTAGCGGAAACGCCGATTTTTTTTCCGTTCTCGTCGGTCGCGTTGTTTATTTTAGCCCTTAAATCATTAAGCGTATCGCTTGCCAAAAGTTCTATCTCGGTTCCGTTTATCTTGAATTTTCCGGGAGCGATCCCAAATGACGAAAGCGAAGTATTAGCATCGGAAATCATATTATCGTTACTTATCAATTTTTCGCTCTCGGCGAGTTGATATACGTTTACGCCAAACTTTCCGGCTTGTGCGCCATACGAAGTTGTAACACCGACAGCGTCCGAATTTGTACTTGAAGTTTTGAATATATTAAAATCATTTTTGGTTTTAATCGACGACGCCTTGTTCATAAAGTCGCTCAAATACGAACCAAGTTTAGTATAGGCGTCAATTTGCTTGTTAGCCGCCGTCTTTTTTTCTTGAATTCTGGTAACTTCCATTTGTTTTAACGCCGTAAGTTGTGAAATAATACCCGCTACGTCTATACCGGAAGACCCTGTCATAGTTACGCCCATAATACCCTCCTTGTTTCCCCTTTTTAATTCTGGAATGAATTATTTTATATCAATTATATCGGCAGTCATTACAAAAACTTTAACTAAAAATAAATTATGGATTAATTATGGAAGAAGAAAAAGAAGAAAATACCAAAACATACATGATCGTAGGGTATTTGATTATTCTATTTACAATCTTTGGATTTTTATCAATGTTTGCCGTATTTTTATATTCTCACTATCAAAAAGTCGGTGTAATCTACTGTGAATTTCCGTATATCGGCGATTTGAAATTTGACGATCCGTTTACCGTTAACGGGAACAAAGTCGGTATTATTAAAGGCATTACGTCAAACGAACCGAATCGTACCGTACTTACGATAAATCTGAAATCTCCCGTAACCGTTCATGAAGGGTACAACTTATTCATAGGCGATGTCGGAATCATGGGGGAACGAGTCGTTTGTATTGAAAACGGACCGCAAGACGCTCCTGTAATAAGTCCCGCAGATACGTTAAAAGGGAAATATTATCCGGGCATATCCGACATGTTGGGAAAAATTCAAGATCTTCGCGATTTACTTGATGCGTGTATTGATTTTGTTTATAAAATTTCGCATGGAACCGACAGTTCAAAATCAATAATAGAATGGGTAAATAATGCAGAAAATAATATAGATAAATTTTCGTATGCGACACAAAAAATAATGATTTCATGGGATAAGGATATTCCAGAAATTATCAAAAAAACATATGATTTTAGTGAAGATTTTGACTCAAATTTAACATATCTTAGAGAAAAACTACTTGACATTATTAAAAACATCGATACCGTAATAGATGACTGCGATACGCTTCTCACAAAAATTTGCGAAATTGAAAACACTATAAACGATGCGAAAAATTTCGTTTTAGCTATCGACACTATCAATATGAACTCTATAAACCAAAAAATATCAGATTTGCGGTACGAAATTAATAATATTTACAACAACGCTTTGAAACTGCGTTTGCGCCTCGTAAAAGACCGATCAAAGAAATAATCGCCGTACAAGCGCTGCGAAATAATGTATTTTACAGTTCAAAAGGAGAAATTTATGATTTCAAAAGAAAAAATTCTTGCCAATATTAAAAATTGCGTAAGCGATACCGCTTTTTTAGATTTGCCTAATCGCAAAGCGGGAAAAGTCCGCGACCAATTTGACTTGGGAGACAAATTGCTGCTCGTAACAACCGACAGACAGTCGGCTTTCGACAGAATTTTGGCGCAGGTTCCTTTCAAAGGGCAGGTACTTAATCAGGTAAGCGCCTGGTGGTTTGAACAAACTAAAGACATAGTTAAAAATCACGTTATTTCAATTCCGGATCCAAACGCAACTCTTGCCGAAAAGTGCAAGGTTTTCCCGATTGAGTTTGTTATGCGCGGATATTTAACAGGCTCGACCAGCACGTCGGCTTGGACGCAATACAAAGACGGGAAACGAAATATTTGCGGTAACATTCTTCCCGACGGAATGGTGAAAAACCAGAAATTTAAAGAAAATATTTTGACGCCGACAACAAAAGACGATACGCACGATGAAAATATTTCCGCACAAGAAATCGTTGAAAAAGGAATAATTTCCGCAGAGAAATGGGAAAAGTTGTCAAAAATCGTGTTCGCTCTTTTCGAAAGAGGGCAGGAAATCGCCGCAAAACACGGACTTATTTTAGTCGATACCAAATACGAATTGGGTGAAAATTCAAACGGCGAAATCGTTCTTATCGACGAAATTCATACGCCGGACAGTTCGCGTTATTGGATGGCAGACTCTTACGAAGAAAGATTTTCACAAAACAAAGATCCGGAAAATATAGACAAAGAATTTTTGCGTTTATGGTTCAAAGATCATTGCGACCCGTACAACGACAAAGTTCTCCCTCTAGCGCCGGACGATTTAGTCGCGGAACTAAGTTATCGCTACATTTTACTCTATGAAACGATTACCGCAAAAGAATTTTTGATTGACGATTCACAATCAATTGAAGAGCGGTTAAAGAAAAATTTGTCGGAGATTTAATGACGCGGGAAATTCTTTTTCAATTACCCGGGCAGGGAAGTCATTTTTTCGGGATGGGTGCGGATTTGCAAAACAGCGGTAACGTTCTTTTCAGAGAACTATTGGAAATCGGTTCTGAAACGATTAAGAAAAATTTGCAAAAAGTAATTTTTGGCGATGAGAGTTCGGAATTTAACGATTCTAAAATTTTACAGCCGACTATAGCCGCGGTTTCGCTTTCTTTTGTGAAAATCCTTGAAGACGAAGGAATTTCTCCGTCTATGGTGATGGGACACTCGCTTGGCGAAATTACCGCGTTGGGCGTAGCAGGCTCGCTGTCTTTTCAGAAAGCCGTAGAATTTGCGGCTTTTCGCGGAAAACTTATGGATGAAAGCGCAAAATTATGCGGCGGAGGAACTATGACCGCCGTGCTTCTTGCAAGCGGCGGGGACTGCCAAAAAATAATCGAAGAAATGGATTTACAGAATACGATTTTTGTGGCGAACGACAACGCTCCGACTCAAGCCGTTGTCAGCGGAAAATCAGATGATTTGTCAAAATTCGAGAAATATATCGAGCAAAAAATGCGGGTAAAAACCAAACGAATCGCCGTAGCCGGACCTTGGCACACACCGTTTATCCAACATGCGAAACAAGTGTTTTCAGAATGGGTAAAAGATAAAGAAATTTTGCCGCCCAAATGCAAATTTGTGATGAATCAAACGGCAAAAGAGGAAAATAATCCTGAAAAAATTCGCGAGTTGATAACAGATCAATTCGTAAAACCGGTTCGTTGGCGAGAATCATGCGAATACATAAAAAACATGAAATTTTCGGCAATTATCGAAGTGGGACCGGGAAAAATTTTGGCGGGACTTATGCGGGCGAATAAAATAATAAAATCCACCGATTTTCACGGTTCTGTCTCATCCGTAGAAGAAGCGAAAACAATCAAAGGGAAAATTGCGGGCGAAATATGAAAAACATCATAGTTATCGACGGACACGCGTTAATTTACCGATCGCATTACGCTATGATGAAAAACCCGCTGATTACGAAAAAAAATCAAGTAACTTCTGCAATATTCGGATTTCTTTCATACATTTTCAAACTGGAATCGATGTTCGCCGCAGATTCTATTGTCGTTGTTATGGATCCCAAAGAAAAATCGTTTAGAAGCCGAATTTTTCCGGATTACAAGGCGAATAGAAAGCCGATGCCGGACGAACTTAAAAGTCAAATCCCAATAATTGTCGAAATTGTAAATCTTTTAGGATTTCCGCTTTTTTCGATTGAAGGATTTGAGGCGGACGATGTGATAAACACCATAGCAAAATTTGCCGACAAAAACCAAATCTGCGCCAAGATCGTTTCATCAGATAAAGATTTAATGCAATTAGTAAACGATAACATTCACTTACTGTCGCCTTCTGCAAATTCAAAATTTGCAGAAATTTCGCAAATCGAAGTTATTGAAAAATTCGGCGTAGAACCCCAAAAAATCCACGATTTTCTCGCACTTATGGGCGACGCTTCCGACAATATTCCGGGACTTTACGGAATTGGTCCGAAATCTGCGCAAAAAATTATAAATTCGGCAGGTTCGGTTAAAAACCTTTTGGAAAATCCGTCTTTAGCGGGAAATGAAAAATATGAGGAAACGGTAAAAAACAATCGCAAAATCTTAGAACTGTCTTACGAATTAACCGCACTTGCGGACGTTCCTATAGATTTGAATGAAAATTCTTTTGACAGAAAACAAATCGACACCGAAAGAATTACGCAAATTTTCAAGGAATTGGAGTTTGAACATTTCCTAAAAATTTTTAATTTTGAGAAAACGCAAATAAGCGCCGAAAACGAGAAAATCAAAGCGAAAGTGATAATTTCCGATGAAAAATTTGACGAATTGATAAATTTAATCCAGAAATCCAAATTCGTCTCAGTCGATACCGAAACGACGGGCTTAGACATTCATTCGGCGCAAATCGTCGGAATTTCGTTTGCGGTTGACGAAAACGAAGCGTTTTACATTCCGCTTGGACATTCGTCGCTTGTTACACAAAACTATCCGCTTGAAAAAGCGGTGCAAAAAATTAAGCCGATTTTAGAAGACGAAAGCATAAAAAAAATCGGACAAAATTTAAAATTTGATTATCAAATTCTTAGAAATTATGGAATTTCGACAACAGGAATTTCGTTCGATACGATTCTTGCCGCGTATGTTTTGGATTCCACACAAAAGTTTAATTTAGAAGTGCTCGCACAAAAATATCTGGGATATTACTCTATTTCGATTTCACAAATCATAGGAAAAGGGAGCAAACAGATTTCGTTTGCGCACAGCAATATCGCAGACGTTTTGGAATACGTCGCCGAAGACGTGATTTTGCCGATAAAACTCAAAAAAATTTTTGAAAACCAGTTTGACGACGAATCAAGAGCGCTTTTTGAAAACGTTGAAATGCCGATTTTACGGATTTTAGCGGATATGGAATACGAAGGAGTTCTGATTGACACGAAATTGTTTTATGAGTTATCAATACGGTACAACAAAAAATTATCGGAGATCACCCAAGAAATTTATTCGCTTGCGAACGAAAATTTTAACATAAATTCGCCGAAACAACTTGCCGATATTTTATTTGAAAAGCTTAAAATTCATCCGCTTAAAAAAACACAAACCGGATTTTCTACCGATGCGGAAGTTTTGGAAAAAATAAAGAATATCCATCCTATCGTCCCGAAAATTTTGGAATACCGTGAAAAACAAAAACTGCTTTCGACTTACATTTCGGCGCTTCCGGCAAAAATAAACAAAAAAACAAACCGCCTGCACACATCGTTTAATCAAACAGGAACTTCTACCGGACGACTTTCTTCAAGCGATCCGAATTTACAGAATATTCCCATTCGTACGGAAGAAGGAAAAGTCATTCGTTCGGGATTTATCGCCGATAAAGAAAATGTACTGCTTTCCGCCGACTATTCGCAAATTGAATTACGACTTTTGGCGCATTTTTCAAACGACGAAACGCTTATTTCGGCGTTCAAAAAAGGAATCGACATCCACAAACAAACGGCGGCGAAATGTTTTGGCGTTTCGCCTGACGCGGTTGACGATAATATGCGGCGAATGGCGAAAACCATAAATTTCGGACTTATGTACGGAATGGGAGCGCATTCGCTTGCGGAAAATTTGGGAATTTCGTTTTCAGAAGCGAGAAATTTTATAGAAAATTATTTCGCTCAATTTCCGACAATCAAAAATTGCATTGAAAATTTCAAAATAACCGCTCAAAACAACAAATACACAAAAACGCTTTTCGGACGAAAAATGCCGCTTCCGGCGATTGTTTCCGAAAATCATATTCAAAAAGAAAATGCGATGCGAATCGCCGTAAACGCACCGGTTCAGGGAAGCGCCGCCGATATCGTAAAAATCGCCATGATAAATATCGACAGAAGAATTAAAGCCGAAAACGCCTCTATGAAAATGATTTTGCAGGTTCATGACGAAATAGTCGCCGAAGTCCCGAAAAACAATGTGGAAATTGCAAAAAAAATACTTTCTGAAGAGATGTCCAACGCCGTAAAATTATCTGTTCCGCTGTGCGTTGAAATCGGAACCGCGCAAAATTGGGCCGACGCGCATTAAAAAAGGCGATTCCCCGAAAGGAATCGCCTTTAAAAGTAAACAAAAGTTCTATTCTTACTTTTTAAACGTCACCGCAATAGTTTTGCGATATTGCCGCTTTTCTTTAGAAGGACGATCGTCAAAATCCACTTCAGCCTCAACCAACGCTAAATAAGACGCCGCGCCAACCGTCCTGCCACGATTGTTTTTACCGTCCCAAACGCAGACGCCGGCAACCGAACCGTTCTTTGTTATATCAAACTTCATAGGTATATCGTCGCTTACCGTGTTACCAGTCTGATCTACAATCCTTACAACGCCTCTTTGCGTATTCAAATTCGATACGCACCCTTTCATTTCAAGAATTATCGCGACACCTTTACTTCCCGGCGCTATATTATAAAATTCCGACATTTCTCCGTCTAATTCATTGGATTCATAAGCTCCTTTACCGCCGTTTTTAGACAAACGCAACGGCTGAGGAACGATATGTAATTGAATATCCATATCATACGGACGTTTCAAACGCAACGGCGCCATAGTAGTCAATTTTTGCTCGTTATTACCGTCAGATACGTCAAACACCGAACCGCCGTTTAATATCCAAATGCTGTCGCCGTCATTAGGATACGCAATAGTTACGGAATTCACCTTATAGCGCCATTCGTTATTTTTTTCTTTTTTCGGAGACGAACCGAATGTCATTCCAAACTCTTTACCTGATGATTTTTGCCAAAAACCGTATGGCTTAAAACCGTCTTGTAACCGGACATCTTCGCTGAATATAACCTCCAAAACAGTATCTTTATCTACATTATACCACGCCTCCAAAATTACAGGAGCGATTCTGTCCGCCGGTTTAACGGCGCTTTTATTAACGGTAATCAAGCCGTCCGTAATAACGTCTTCAAGCGAAAGAATTTCATCGTCGCCGATACCGGTTCTGGGAAGATGTTCGTCTCTATTGCCTTTCGCCGCTTCTTGCGCCGCATACTCCGTTACGCTAAATTCAAAACCGTCGTCCGTAATCGCTATAACGCCGCCTTTCGTAAACAGACGTGTCGAAGACGGGACAAGCGCGTCAATTATTCTTTCGGCAAATTCCTGCGAAACCCGCGTCCCCAAATTAACTTCTATTACATTAACGTATCCGTCACGAACATCTTTTCTGTCAAAGAAGGCGGCCGAAATTATTCTCGTAGATTTTTTCTGTTTGATTTCAACGCGTTTATTATCACGAATCAATTGTTCGTTGCCAAACGGAACATCCTTTACGACAACGTCGGCGGAATAATTTATGAAAATCGAATCGCCTTCATTAATTTTTCCGCTATATTCGTTATTTACTACAAACGTACATACCGTACCGTCGATTTTAATATCGTCAAATATAATGTCATATAAACGTCCGCCGTCAAGAGCAAAAAATTTAAACGGTATGTTTTCGTTATTTACGCCGACATCGACATTTTCACTCAACGTTACAATAAGCGTATCGTTATCGCCGGCAAGGGATTTAATACAACCGGCGGACACGACTACGGGCGCCGCTCTGTCTTTTACAGAGATAGGCTGTGTAGCGCTGTTCCCGTTGTCGTCAGTAAACCCGTCATGAATTACAAGAATATTCATGTCTCCGCTTGTTACGTCTTTCGGCGCGTTATCCAACAAAATAACGTACACCATACTATCGTCGTCGCCGGTTTCCGTTTTCCCATACGCCCACAATCGAACATCGGTAGGATCAAAGTTCTTGCCCGCAAAATCAATAACAAGATCCGTTTGGTCTATGTCAAAAACTTTATCGAATTGAATAACTACGCTATCGACCGTTCCTGCGCCTTTACTGTCATAATAATGATAATCACGCGCTATCGGAATATCCGCATCTATGTAAATAGTAACTTTCACCGACTTAACCCAAACGTCCGTTTCGTACGATTCTCCTTTATGGTCTTTGTATTCCGCCGTGTCTAACGCCGTGTAGTAAAAAACGTCTTGAAATGCGGCAATTCTATCGGTAATATGACTAATATCATATTTTACCATGCCGTTTTCTATAGTGACGATCGCGCCCAAAGCGGTAGTAATCGATTGATCGCGATCAGGGTTAGCGTTTTTTTGCGTGAGAGGAATCCTGTTATCCGTAGTAAGACCGATTATTTTTTGCCTGTTCGCAGCTTTAGGCAGGTCATCATCAATTTTGTCGTTTCCCAAAACGTCTATCATGACAAAATCACCCTCCTCGACACTTTCCAAATCGTCCTGCGGTCTAAAAGGATTATCGTTCCACGGACTTATATCTATTATAAATTCTACGGGATCGCTTTTAATGTTTTTGTTTATCGCTATCGCTTTGATTTTTACCTTTTGCTGATTAACATTCTCGTAGTCGGCTCTGTATTCGCCGGTTGTCATTATTTCATTAACTACACAACTGCTGCCGCAATTATTGTACGCAAGAGAAAACCAATCGCTTATATCTTTTCCAGACAAATCTTGTGCACTCAAATATTCAAATGAAACAGTATTGCAGGGGTCGTTACCGACAGACAAAGTTCCGACTTTTTTATATATGTTGCCCTGATAATACTCAATTACTCTTTCCTGAGTAAATTGCGGTGTAAATTCTGTTAAGTCCGGATCGTCCGACAATATTGTTATCGTAATAGGAGCGGGAAGCGAGGTTTCGATATCACCGACTTTGTTCAGGTTTTTAAATTCTATCTTGAACGTTGCCGCACCTTTATTGTCGCCGATGTCCACTATTCCCAACGGAATTCTGAGAGTAGTCGTATTCCCTTCAAAACTTAACGTTTCGCTAAACGTCTTCACATACACCTGTCTGTCTCGAGGATGATTTGACGAAAACGGCAACGGAGTCATCCCGACTTTACCGTTTGTTTCTGTTATTTCATAAGTAAACGACAATTTTGCACCCGCCGGCAACATTTCGCTAAGTTCAATTACTATGGCCGTATCGTAGTCGCGGTTTTTTGTCGCCGACCACTTGTAATTATTGTCTATAATTTTATTATTTGGAAATCCGGCGGGATTAAAATACTTCGGCTCGTCGCAAGTTTGCGGTTTATTCCATCCGGTCGTTTCCCAATTCCAATATTTATCTTCCGGAAACGTTTGATCTTGTGCGTTTATCGTAATAGTAGCCGGATCGTACGGAACAAAAATAAAAATGTCTCCCGTACTGCAAACTCGAGAAACTCCGCTATGAGTGGCTGCGCCGTAAGCCCAACAGAAAAAAACATTCTTCGCTAACACTTGACCGATAACGGTTCCACCGGACATCACGTAAAATTCTCCATATGGAGCAATGAAAGTCCCTACAGCTGTTGTAGAATTAGAACCGAAAGCGATTGCGGATTTAACATTCTTATATTCATCGTCTTGATAGCCGGTAATTCCTTTGTTTAATGAAATAACTAAAATTTGTCCTTCAGCTTCTTTCGGTATTGTACAATTCTGAAAACCTTCTGGTGCAAAAGTTCCGCCTACTTTTACACCGTTTGTACCGGCATCTAATTTAAATTGACCTTTAATATATATAGTAGTTTTGTAATTATTGGAAGCATCAGGTTTTATCAATAATTTAGCATTAGGAGAAATTTGTATAT
Proteins encoded in this window:
- the fliS gene encoding flagellar export chaperone FliS, whose product is MERFYMNQGYNAYKTANIDTADKGKLLIICYDVAIKHGGIVAEMPSDYKNIEERNKHLYKMNDAISELISALNFDAGDGSIARDLYRLYEYMQYQINQSIVHVDSQPIREILGYLTELRDAWKIAAQNVRIAASGSYTAV
- a CDS encoding ACP S-malonyltransferase; this translates as MTREILFQLPGQGSHFFGMGADLQNSGNVLFRELLEIGSETIKKNLQKVIFGDESSEFNDSKILQPTIAAVSLSFVKILEDEGISPSMVMGHSLGEITALGVAGSLSFQKAVEFAAFRGKLMDESAKLCGGGTMTAVLLASGGDCQKIIEEMDLQNTIFVANDNAPTQAVVSGKSDDLSKFEKYIEQKMRVKTKRIAVAGPWHTPFIQHAKQVFSEWVKDKEILPPKCKFVMNQTAKEENNPEKIRELITDQFVKPVRWRESCEYIKNMKFSAIIEVGPGKILAGLMRANKIIKSTDFHGSVSSVEEAKTIKGKIAGEI
- the fliD gene encoding flagellar filament capping protein FliD; amino-acid sequence: MGVTMTGSSGIDVAGIISQLTALKQMEVTRIQEKKTAANKQIDAYTKLGSYLSDFMNKASSIKTKNDFNIFKTSSTNSDAVGVTTSYGAQAGKFGVNVYQLAESEKLISNDNMISDANTSLSSFGIAPGKFKINGTEIELLASDTLNDLRAKINNATDENGKKIGVSATILQTGSNDFRLVLSNEESGSKGAEYEGDVLEALGFIDAAGNKGIAYETYKSDNDIASQFAALATGGKITITAKDANGKDINATIVKTSSTMSQGDLLKEIENAFKGSVKAEFGADGKLEIKDRNGGASSLVVEDIKIGATSNSFSNTEVGYKSGNVLSIGKDALFSIDNVLMTSTKNSITGAVSGVDFELKKVTDSAAEISIGRDEDGVIKKVQDMIEMYNFLLKFSKEQTKYDTSGDVPVKGDLFGDSSVKTIMSSIQSIFQSKMSLSDNSVFSSLSQVGVKINAKTGEFEIDDKKMKEAMEKDYDAFVSLFVTKADSSNTSIQFGRSSNDTQEGEYELREVGGTFEIRKKGDTNWIVGKRSGDIVSFDSGPAKGLMITAAVGSGDGTLTFSKGLAGKIDEKMKQLTDYENGVVNKKKETLNDRIRTINSQIEVTQRRVDAYRDRLVKQFAAMENTIKMLQSQQSAMFSQLGSF
- a CDS encoding phosphoribosylaminoimidazolesuccinocarboxamide synthase; protein product: MISKEKILANIKNCVSDTAFLDLPNRKAGKVRDQFDLGDKLLLVTTDRQSAFDRILAQVPFKGQVLNQVSAWWFEQTKDIVKNHVISIPDPNATLAEKCKVFPIEFVMRGYLTGSTSTSAWTQYKDGKRNICGNILPDGMVKNQKFKENILTPTTKDDTHDENISAQEIVEKGIISAEKWEKLSKIVFALFERGQEIAAKHGLILVDTKYELGENSNGEIVLIDEIHTPDSSRYWMADSYEERFSQNKDPENIDKEFLRLWFKDHCDPYNDKVLPLAPDDLVAELSYRYILLYETITAKEFLIDDSQSIEERLKKNLSEI
- the mtnP gene encoding S-methyl-5'-thioadenosine phosphorylase produces the protein MAVVGIIGGSGLDNPDILKNAKDEAISTPFGATSSPLKHGTINNTKVILIARHGREHTITPSNVNYRANIFALKRCGCTHILATTAVGSLKEEIERGDLVIIDQFIDFTKQRKITFHEKFEAGNPKHCPMSTPFNEELRNILIKKSRDLGFKFHPQGTVVTIEGPRFSTRAESNMFRSFGADIINMSIATEAILANETQIPYAAIAMSTDYDCWKIDEEPVSWEAISKIFAANADKVTTLLKSVIPIIQ